Proteins from a genomic interval of Burkholderia cepacia GG4:
- a CDS encoding arabinose ABC transporter substrate-binding protein, with translation MKRRTFVTLAAAAAVVMGSPVAHAADPVKIGFLVKQPEEPWFQDEWKFAEMAAKDKGFTLVKIGAPSGEKVMSAIDNLSAQKAQGFIICTPDVKLGPGIVAKAKSHNLKMMTVDDRLVDGAGKPIEAVPHMGISAYNIGKQVGDGIAAEIKKRGWNMKDVGAIDITYEQLPTAHDRTSGATDALVAAGLPKANVIAAPQAKTDTENAFNAANIALTKNPQFKHWVAYGLNDEAVLGAVRAAEGRGFKADNMIGIGIGGSESALNEFKKPQPTGFYGTVIISPKRHGEETSELMYAWITQGKAPAPLTLTTGMLATRDNVSKVRDEMGLASK, from the coding sequence ATGAAACGCAGAACGTTCGTAACGCTGGCCGCCGCGGCCGCGGTGGTGATGGGCAGCCCGGTTGCGCACGCGGCCGATCCGGTCAAGATCGGCTTCCTGGTGAAGCAGCCGGAAGAGCCGTGGTTCCAGGACGAATGGAAATTCGCCGAGATGGCCGCGAAGGACAAGGGCTTCACACTCGTGAAGATCGGTGCGCCGTCGGGCGAGAAGGTCATGAGCGCGATCGACAACCTGTCCGCGCAGAAGGCGCAGGGTTTCATCATCTGCACGCCCGACGTGAAGCTTGGGCCGGGCATCGTCGCGAAGGCGAAGTCGCACAACCTGAAGATGATGACGGTCGATGACCGCCTTGTCGACGGCGCGGGCAAGCCGATCGAAGCGGTCCCGCACATGGGGATTTCCGCCTACAACATCGGCAAGCAGGTCGGCGACGGCATCGCGGCCGAGATCAAGAAACGCGGCTGGAACATGAAGGACGTCGGCGCGATCGACATCACCTACGAGCAACTGCCGACCGCGCACGACCGCACGAGCGGCGCGACCGACGCGCTGGTCGCGGCCGGCTTGCCGAAGGCGAACGTGATCGCGGCGCCGCAGGCGAAGACCGATACCGAGAACGCATTCAACGCGGCGAACATCGCGCTCACGAAGAACCCGCAGTTCAAGCATTGGGTCGCGTACGGCCTGAACGACGAGGCCGTGCTCGGCGCGGTGCGCGCGGCCGAAGGGCGCGGCTTCAAGGCGGACAACATGATCGGCATCGGCATCGGCGGTTCCGAATCGGCGCTGAACGAGTTCAAGAAGCCGCAGCCGACGGGCTTCTACGGCACCGTGATCATCAGCCCGAAGCGCCACGGCGAGGAAACCTCCGAGCTGATGTACGCGTGGATCACGCAGGGCAAGGCACCGGCGCCGCTGACGCTGACGACGGGCATGCTCGCGACGCGCGACAACGTGTCGAAGGTGCGCGACG
- a CDS encoding SDR family oxidoreductase, translating into MGRLAGKVAMVTGAGRGIGAAIAHAFAREGAAVALVDLDFPQAQHTAAAIARDIDDARVLALHADVARQASVRDALAQTEAAFGRLDVLVNNAGINVFADPLTMTDDDWRRCFAVDLDGVWHGCRAALPGMVERGRGSIVNIASTHAFRIIPGCFPYPVAKHGVLGLTRALGIEYAARNVRVNAIAPGYIETQLTRDWWDAQADPAAARAETLALQPMKRIGKPEEVAMTAVFLASDEAPFINAACITVDGGRAALYHD; encoded by the coding sequence ATGGGACGCCTCGCGGGCAAGGTCGCGATGGTGACGGGCGCGGGCCGCGGGATCGGTGCCGCGATCGCGCACGCGTTCGCGCGCGAGGGCGCGGCCGTCGCGCTCGTCGACCTCGACTTCCCGCAGGCGCAGCACACGGCCGCCGCGATCGCGCGCGACATCGACGACGCGCGCGTGCTGGCGCTGCATGCGGACGTTGCGCGGCAGGCGTCGGTGCGCGATGCGCTCGCGCAGACCGAAGCGGCGTTCGGCCGGCTCGACGTGCTGGTGAACAACGCGGGCATCAACGTGTTCGCCGATCCGCTGACGATGACGGACGACGACTGGCGCCGCTGCTTCGCGGTCGACCTCGACGGCGTGTGGCACGGCTGCCGTGCGGCGCTTCCGGGGATGGTCGAACGCGGTCGCGGCAGCATCGTGAACATCGCGTCGACGCATGCGTTCCGGATCATCCCGGGCTGCTTTCCGTACCCGGTCGCGAAGCACGGCGTGCTGGGCCTCACGCGTGCGCTCGGCATCGAATACGCGGCGCGCAACGTGCGCGTGAACGCGATCGCGCCGGGCTACATCGAGACGCAGCTCACGCGCGACTGGTGGGATGCGCAGGCCGATCCGGCCGCGGCGCGCGCCGAGACGCTCGCGCTGCAGCCGATGAAGCGGATCGGCAAGCCGGAGGAGGTCGCGATGACGGCCGTGTTCCTCGCGTCCGACGAGGCGCCGTTCATCAATGCCGCGTGCATCACCGTCGACGGCGGGCGCGCGGCGCTGTACCACGACTGA
- a CDS encoding 2-dehydro-3-deoxy-6-phosphogalactonate aldolase: MSSDLTLPAPYTPHAALMRAFDACPLIAIMRGITPADAADHGHALYEAGFRIVEVPLNSPEPFDSIAALRRALPDDMIVGAGTVLRAEFVDRVQDAGGTLIVMPHSDAAVIRRARERGLASSPGVVTPTEAFAALANGADVLKMFPAEQFGVPVVKAWRAVIDRAVPLIPVGGISPDNMQPFLAAGANGFGLGSALYRPGQSADATAANARAFQAGLRAARAGAA; encoded by the coding sequence ATGTCGTCCGACCTTACGCTGCCCGCGCCGTACACGCCGCACGCCGCATTGATGCGCGCCTTCGACGCGTGCCCGCTGATCGCGATCATGCGTGGCATCACGCCCGCCGACGCGGCCGACCACGGCCATGCGCTGTATGAAGCCGGCTTCCGGATCGTCGAGGTGCCGCTCAACTCGCCCGAGCCGTTCGACAGCATCGCGGCGCTGCGTCGCGCGTTGCCGGACGACATGATCGTCGGCGCGGGCACCGTGCTGCGCGCCGAATTCGTCGATCGCGTGCAGGACGCGGGCGGCACGCTGATCGTGATGCCGCACAGCGACGCGGCCGTGATCCGCCGCGCACGTGAGCGCGGCCTCGCGAGCTCGCCGGGCGTCGTGACGCCGACCGAGGCGTTCGCGGCGCTCGCGAACGGTGCCGACGTGCTGAAGATGTTCCCGGCCGAGCAGTTCGGCGTGCCTGTCGTGAAGGCGTGGCGCGCGGTGATCGACCGCGCGGTGCCGCTGATCCCGGTCGGTGGAATCTCGCCGGACAACATGCAGCCGTTCCTCGCGGCCGGTGCCAATGGCTTCGGGCTCGGCTCGGCGCTGTACCGGCCCGGCCAGTCGGCGGACGCGACCGCGGCGAACGCGCGTGCGTTCCAGGCCGGCCTGCGCGCGGCGCGCGCCGGAGCCGCATGA